The DNA region GTTATGATCAACTTCTCTTTCTTCTATGatgtctttttattcatttgcgcATAAATACACCCAAGGATTGCTGTTAgttgtgtttttatcttttattatggcATGTcagctgtaattgtaattttgcaaagaaatattagtaaaaaaacctgagaaaagaatattagaaaaaacatgcatGCATAAAAAAATCTCATAGATATTTTTACAGCAAATATACTGAgaatttgtttctgattttaGTTCATATCTGTTATGAtactgtgtgagctgtaatttctaattttacaaaaagaaattaaataaattaatagagaaaatgtgtataacttggtaaaatttatgactgTCTTGTAAAAAAGACCCCACAATCAGTTGTAAATACATAAGGGTTTGGGTAAAATATCTTATACTTCTAAacgataaataagaataaaaatattcgaTTGACGAAAGTATTGGTGATATGGATCCTTCGTTATGAGTATCAAGAACTGCGTTATTCTCGAGTCCTCGACCCGCGCTGCATTCGTTATAAGGTTATAAGACAAAAtggttcattcagttattttgcGATACTTGTCAAATGGGATATTAATGCTTTGCAGATTGAATTTCACAATCAGTCTTTCagctttttaatatttattttgctattttcctcgataaattacttttaaaacctGTTTAAAATGTTGACATAGTATGTTATtagagtagttttttttctaaagcagcttGCAAGCAATTTTACCTCAGAATATAgtgaatgttatatattttaaagttGGAAAATTGTTAACGCTATGGAGGCGCATTCCGTGGCCGGTTGAGACCTTAGACTTCCTAAACTTATTCAAGTCTAAGATTACAGAGTTAATATGTGAACAGTACTACGTCCTTAGGTAGTATATTGTTTTAGAGATCTTGTAACTGAAGAACAGATATTTTCAGGTCCACTAATGAAAAGAGGACTGGTTGCATTTAAAGGttcattgtcatttttttagAGATTTTTATGCTCTCCTGTTGATGTTCCCCTGTTATTCTTGATCTCTTTCATTAGACACAAAAGTTCATCGTTTTTTCCTCTTACACCTATATTCTACAAATGTTAAGCTTTTATTATACTCTATACATTTCGGGCTTTAGAAGATGTAAGGATTTAGGTCTTGAAGTATATTCGGATGGACACGAAACTCAGATAGATCCTTCctgaatgactttatttttagACTAACTTATAATGATATACAGTTTAAAGAAGACAAGATAGTTTAACAGGGTAGTTATACTTAATGAGTAGTAAGTATCTGTAAACACAAATATAGCCTCTGGTAATAGgtagttataaatataaatatctaacaCCATTTCCCCTcgggaaaaagaatgaaagattaaagaaaattaaaggataaAGCAACCATAATTAAATGGTGGCATGGCtttgaataaataatacaaaaacatacataatactattaattattttacattcTAAAATAATCAGGTGGTCTACTTTGTCTGGTAGACCTTCGAAGTTTTGGTAATTCAGATATCGATCTATCAGGTGAGCCATCAGAagttttaccattttcatttcccGATAGTTCTTCTGCAGCTGCCGCCTCCTTTTCTTCTACATTAGGGATCTCATTCTTCTCTGCACCTGCAACTGCATCGCCTAACTCTTCACGAGTATTTATGAACTCTTTTGGTAATGGCGGGTCTGGATAGCTGACCAACTCTGAAGAATCACGtgctaaaagttcatttttgttatCTTGAGAATCATTGGAGATCAGTCTCATTTGATCAATATGCCTCTTCCATATTAAGTTTACCGTCCACTTGTACATTGTATGTGCATGGACCCAATTTAAGAACCACAACTCCTCGAGTCCATATGCCCTTCTTGGTATTTTGACGATAATCGGAACCAGTACCACGTCCCCTATATCGAGTTTCCTCATTGGTTTTCTCGTTCTCTGAGGCTTTTCTTTCAATTCGCTGAGATGCATCTGGGTGTAGTAAATCAAGGCGAGTGCGTAACTGCCGACCCATGAGCTCTGCAGGTGTGCGTTTTGTTGTACAGTGAGGTGTAGTTCGGTAAGTCAGTAGAAATTGACACAACTTGGTATTTAAAGATGTATTGCACGATTGCAATGTTCTCATCGCCCTTTTCATTCCCTGTTTGAATGTTCTTACTGTATTTTCGGCCTGCCCATTACTGCTTGGGTGATAAGCGGGTATCAGTATATGCTTTACACCATTTTGGGTCATGAACTCTTTAAATTCCTCAGCCACAAACTATCTTCCATTATCAGGACACGAGCTCTACACAAACCCCATGCTGAGCAAATACCCGCCGCATGATCTGCATGGTATTCATAGTTGTAACTGATTTCATTGGGTGTACTTCTGGCCATTTTGAATATGCGTCAATCATAATGAGGTACATTTGTCCCAGGAATGGTCCTACGAAATCAACATGAACTCTTTTCCATGGACCAGAAGGCCATTTCCACGGATTACCCTCAGCACGAGTTGGCATTGGCTGAGTAGCCTGACAAGCAGAGCACCCTTGCACAGTGTTTTCAATATCTTGATCGATATTTGGCCACCACACATGCAAGCGAGCTAATCCTTTCATCCTAACAATCCCCTGATGACCACCACGTAGCTCTTCTAAGATTTGAATCCTATATCTCGACGGTATTACCACCCTGGCACCCCATAGAAGACATCCCTCTTCAATTGAAAACTCACGCTGACGGCTAAGGAAGGGTTTCAGTTCCTGTGCTATGTCCTCAGAGTCTGGCCATGCCATTTCTTGTATAATATAAAGCTCTAGCCAGTACAGCATCATGCAAAGTTTCCCTTGCAACAGATTTGGCAGTTACAGGAAGAGAGTTCACCTGGTGCATGTTAAATGCAGTGGCTTCTTGTGTCCAGTTTAACATGCTTATCGATGCATCGGGAGTAACAATCTGGTAAAGGCAACCGTGAGAGTGCATTGTCACTTGAACGACGTAATTCAATGTCATAATCATAAGCTGCTAACTGTATAGCCCAGCGTTGAATTCTTGCAGCTGCAAGGACTGGAATGCCCTTCCTGGGTCCCAGAATGTATGACAGTGGTTTGTTATCTGTAATAAGGGTGAATTTACGACCATATAAATATTGATGAAACTTCCGTAGTCCAAAGATGATTGCTAAACCCTCACGCTCAATTTGGGAATAGTTACGTTCAGTGGCTGTTAACATTCTTGATGCATAAGCAATTGGTCTTTCTCCGTTACTGGTGATATGGGAAAGCACTGCTCCAAGTCCTTTGGGTGATGGATCTACTGCCAACGTCACAGGTTTACTCAAATCATAGTGCACTAATACTCCTGCTTCAGTGGTCAGCATATTTTTAATCTCGGAAAAAGCTCTTTCACACTACTGACCAATGCCATTTTCTGTCTTTATGCAGTAATTCCGTGAGAGGCGCTGCAACTGATGAGAGATTTGGCACATAGCGACGGTAATGGTTTACCAGCCCCCAGGAACGATTTCATTTCAGACCTTGATTCTGGCCTTGGTGCCTCCGTGTCTGCTGCAATGTCATCCTCCGTCATATGAATACCCTCTTCATCTACAATGAAACTCAAAATATTTCAAGGAGGGCTTCATAAATTCGCATTTCGACAAATTACATTTCAACCCATTGATGTGCAACCGCTCAAGTGCCTTTTCAAGATTGTGTAAATGTTCAGCTTCGGTTCTCCCAGTAAGACTAATATCATCTATGTTGCATCCACAAGGCACTCTTgcagaactttatccattaaagactGAAAAAGTTGTGGTGCTGCTGAGACACCATATGGTAAACGTGTATATCTGTACAAACCAAGTGGTGTGTTAATCGTGACATATATCCTAGATTCCTCATCTAATTCCACTTGCTGATAAGCTTGCGATAAATCTAACTTTGAGAAGGTTTTTTCCACCGTTCAGTCGCTGGTATAGTTCATCCGGATTTGGCATTGGACGTTCAGGGTTTTCCACATAACGATTTATGGTGACCTTGAAGTCACCACAGATCCTAATAGAACCATTGTCTTTTGAAACGGGCACTATCGGTGCCGCCCACTCACTATAGTCAACTTTCTCAATAATTCCTTCCAATTCTAGTCTTTTAAGTTCTGCATTCACAGCATCCCTGATTGCATAAGGAACTGTCCTCGCTTTATAAAAGATTGGTTTTGCATCCTTTCTCACACGAATATGAGCCTTTATATTCTTGGCTGTACCCAGTTCACCATCAAAGACATCACCATATTTCCTTAACAGCTTTTCTAACTTTGAGGTTTTCAGAATACCagaatgcagatgatttacagctAACTTTTTCCAGCCAAATTTAGCAAAATGCAGCCAGTCCCTACCGAAATAAGGCAGGTCCATTCCCCTGTACCACATACAATGGCACTTCCTCCACTCTGTGTCCATGAACTTCCATAGTTAACGGTATCATATCCCGACGACTTCTATTTTTCTCCCTCATGGTTTTCAGCACAATATCGCTGGATTGAAGTACTGTATTTTTCAGATGCTTAGCATAGAACTCTTCACTTATCAGTGACAGAAGCTCCCGTGTCCAATTCCATATCAATTGGTATCCCATTTAATTTAACTTTCACTATTATCTCTGGAACCTTATTGTGtattgctttcattttcttaacACAGTATTTCAATGTATGCACCAATTCATCCTGTAGTTTACACTCTGTAGTTTCTTCTTTCGAGCAGCCGGTCTCCTCCTCTGCCATGTTGACCGTCGATCGTTTCCTTCCTTGTCTTCCATATTTCCAATTTCGATTGACTGTGGTGTGGATTTTCCATTTGGACATTCTACGAAGGTGTCCTTTTTTATGACACCCATTACACTCAGTATCCTTATGGAAAACAAACATTAGCCTTATGGTTTGTCTTCCCGCAACGGTAACACTCAAGGAGAGAAGCTTTCGGCCAACAACTTTTTTTACCTCCTGAGTTTGACCCTGAATCTTCGTGACGTTTTCTTCAGCCATTTCCTGACTTAACGCAATCGAAATGCTTTCTTTAAGTCAAGCTCCTGTTCACTTGATAGTTTCCTCTGTGCCGAGCGGTTGGCCAATCCAATAACAAACAAGTCTCTTAAAACTTCCTCTTGAAAAGCACCAAACTGACATGTTTCCGCCAATTTTCGTTGCTCCGTTGCATAATCAGTGATGGATTCTCCTGGACGTTGTTTCCTATTGTAAACTTGAAACGTTCAGCTATCAGGATGGGTTTTGGTTTTGGGTGAAGGGTGATTTTTCAAAAGCTCAGTAAGTTCTCGATAAGTCCCTTGATGAGGGCATTATTAGGGGCAAGCAATGTCTTCAGAAGTCCATATGTAGGAGCGCAAACTGCCCGTTTCTTATCTTCCTCTGTTATGTCATTTGCTAAGCAGAACTGATCAAACCTTTCGACATAATCTTCAAAGTCCTCGGATTTGTCATATGCTGCTATATTACCCAAATGCGCCATCCTTAATTTTCCCTTTCGTGAGTCAGTTCCTCGTCGCCATTGAAGTATATTTGGATGGACACGAAACTCAGATAGATCCTTCctgaatgactttatttttaagaCTAACGATAATAAGATATACAGTTTAAAAGAAGACAAGATAGTAACAGGGTAGTTATACTTAATGAGTAGTAAGTATctgtaaacacaaatataatCTCTGGTAATaggtagatataaatataaatacctaACATCTTAATTTAAATCTAGATAAGTTTGATTCAAGAGTGAAAGCAAGTAAATATCAATGTGACtgaatgctgtaaaaaaaaaaatcaaatcataaaAGAACTGCGGAAGATTCGAGGCAGTCGAgggaatataattttttaatatttccattcATAACATAAATATcgatgaaaatgtagaaaaatacaGTTTCATATTGCCAACGAGGAAGATATATTTaaatccattttatttttgatgaatattacatttcaaatgaaaatataaaatctaatacATTGTATCTCAGAGTACAAAGATTAAAAGTTATTTCATATCTTGATCATGAGTAAATTTTCCTGTAAAGAGTTACCAATATATCAGTTAATCTGGCAGCGTTACACCAATGGATGTTGTTTAAATAAGCAACAATTAAACGACAAAGTATTTTGCTTACAAGAACTTCATTGTCATTATCTGAGAACTGATcagtaaattttattaatatttccattTCAATATCACCCCTAACAGGCAACCTACTAAGTGCATTGGCTACAACATTCTCTCTGCCTGTCTTATTGAAAAAGTCAAAATCGTACTGAGATAACAGCAAATTCCAATGCTGAAATATGTGCATTGGCTTGGTGTGGGATCTGACATCCTTTACCAAATAAGCCATGCAATGGTTTGTGGTCAGTCAAACATTCTACCCAGTAAgaaatatctaaatttatttgAAACAAAAACTAATGTAAGGCTTTCTCGATGAATCTGAGCATAGTTCCATTCAGCTGACAAAAGTCATTCACTCTCAAAATATATAGGAACCTCCCTCCCATCAACGTTTTGTAACATAACACCACCAGCTCCAATGGGTGAAGCATTCACTTCCACAATCAATGAACTGTCTCCATCATAATTACATAACAATGGATTTTCAGCCAAACCTTCTTTCATAGTTTTAAAAGCAATTTCTTCACTTTTAgtgcatctgtttttttttatatatacaagggATCACACTTACTAGAAAAATTCTTAACAAACTTACAGTAATGTATAATAGCAACAAAACGTCATGAACATTTGATAGCAAACCAGCAATAAAAAACCTCCATGAAAAATAGCAGGGGTATTAATTACCAAGTACTTTTGGCTCTCTTCATCCAATGGTATTTTCATGTAAGCATTTTTTTGAATGAATAATGGAATATATTATCCCTTTACCAATCTTTGGTAATAATTTATCAATAGTTGGTAATGGATACTGACAAACTGAATTATCCACCTCATATTTATCAAACAAATCCTGAACAATTACTTCAGATGAATTATCTATGCCTACCAAGTAAATAACAACTTACCCATCAAATATTTGCCTCAAATATCTGAATTTTTTTCCACAATATACAAAATCTTAAtggcattataattattataagcaACATCTTCAGAAACTTTACCTAATGTATTTGCTAACATTATTACCAATCTTCACTTATAGGGTTAACTTCACCACCAGAATTAACCTCAGAAGGAACAATATGGTCCCTAATTATCACCTTAATTACATCTTTTATCGCATGACCAGTGGTAACTAATAAGTTTATCTTCCCTGTCTCTAAAAACAGTTACATCATCAATTGCTTTATCACTTTTCTTATCTTTATGTACTGCAGATTTATGACCATTTTTCTGTACATCATTTTTACTGCTACTTACAACAGCTGTACAAACTTGCTTTAAATGCCCCTTTTCTGACACTGATGGCTTACCTTATCTTTAAAACGACATTTCACACTATCATGAGAGTATCCACATTGTTGCATAGGGAGCTACTTCTCAGAAAACAAACTTTCTCCAAATTCAAACCCCTTTCAAAATTCTGAATAGAGGCCATGGACTTTGAATCTAAGTTTACagaaagcaaattaaaaaaaaaaaaattcatattctaAAGCCATAAATAACTGATCTCTCAATCGAGCATGAAACTGTGGACCAAACTCACAATCCTTTGCCCAGATCAGGATACAAATCTTTAaaactctctccttttttctttctttgccggGAAGCAACTAAATTTCTGTGGTGGTTAGGCTTAATATCACAATTTGCCTTAAGCAAAACTAACAACTATTCATATGTTTTAGTCTGTGGCAAATCTGGTGAACATATATTACCTAGAACTGCAAACACTTCAGTACCAACAGACACCAAAAGAACACTCTTCTCTTCAACATTGTCAGTTGTAGACATATAATAAAATTTGCTTCCAATAAACTCAACCACAATTCAAAAGAAATTTTAGAGGGTTACATCCATCATTTTTTAATCTATAGAGTAGCGATGGCCACTAACTTCAATACCATCAAGCTTATGATTACATAAAAAACATAAGGTAATTATCCCCAAATCATTAAGTAGGCTACGTGCTAATACCGTAATACAACCTCTAAGCTACTACGACTAATTATCTTAATGTGACAAAACTGTCATAAGCAAAAACAGCCTAACCTAATGTAGGCTACTTGACAAATCAAAAGGACAAGACAACCACGATAGTTTAGCATACTGCTATCATAACTTAATGTAGGCCACATAACAAATCAAAAGGGTAAGCAAAAACCACAATAGCTTGAGCATACTGCGATCATAATGGGCTATTAACGGCGATACACTTCCATATAATGAAATCACTAAACATTAGCCACTGCAAACAATTCATTTGTTACGTTTCCAAAGCGTCCTTCTTTCCCATTCTTCATTTGTGCCGGCCACTCAGCAATTGTGAAGATGAACAAACCTTCAAAACATGGCTACCATACCATTTTCCTCTGCCATCAGGTACTTTTTCTCATCACCAGTACTAAGGTCGGTAGCCAGAGGTGGGGAGGAATGAGACAGGTGCTAAAATAGTTGGCTTTAATAGTATTCATCCCGTTACATCTTGCTTTACAAAACATTGCTCTCCTGGCCCCCTGGATCACAACAGCCGACAATGCACCAGTCGAACAGGAGAGCTTCGACATGCGCAATCTCACATGCAAGACTTAATACACAACACTCAGTTGGGATAGAGAGGATATCGGGCAACGTTGTCATAGCCATCAGTTCAGAAACTGCAAGACCTAGGAAGATCTCAAGGGTCTTCTAAGGCCAGTATATGGGACGGCTGAAGCTGGAGATTCAGTTTGAGATCTCAGATCGTTCTTTAAAATTAGAAAAGGTCAGGATTCTATAGCCAGGTTTAGTTCTAGATTATACAATGTTGAGGGCATCTACATAGGTACATGGTAACAATATTTCTTTAGAAACTTTTGAAGATCTGTTGCATTTTGCATGGCTTTTAAATGACGTCCCAGATAATGTCTTCCTattgactcacatctaacttttgagaaaaatctaatgaaagtttcagaaaATCCCGTACGGAAGTTAGTTATTGTTAGTAatgcttcatatatttataactgataaaagcAGTTCTATCTGTTTTAGGTAAGTTTtcctgcttctgccagagatttatcttctTTAGACAGAGTGGTTCGTGATTGTAGCTTTCTGTACCCTAATATTAGCCGTTAAGACTTGGACCATTCATGGATGGCCTCTTTTCTGTATTTTAACAGAAATCTTTTATATTCACGCtcgatccctgatccccttttcctgccgagagtaACCACATACGCTGAACAGgcgcaccaatatgcagtaaatgttcctcgctgtcgaacttcacaGTTACAGAGGTCCTTGATTCCTCACTCTGCTGGACTG from Macrobrachium nipponense isolate FS-2020 chromosome 36, ASM1510439v2, whole genome shotgun sequence includes:
- the LOC135203377 gene encoding uncharacterized protein K02A2.6-like, whose translation is MAWPDSEDIAQELKPFLSRQREFSIEEGCLLWGARVVIPSRYRIQILEELRGGHQGIVRMKGLARLHVWWPNIDQDIENTVQGCSACQATQPMPTRAEGNPWKWPSGPWKRVHVDFVGPFLGQMYLIMIDAYSKWPEVHPMKSVTTMNTMQIMRRVFAQHGVCVELVS